Proteins from a single region of Sylvia atricapilla isolate bSylAtr1 chromosome 7, bSylAtr1.pri, whole genome shotgun sequence:
- the CNPPD1 gene encoding protein CNPPD1, translated as MELDELLLDEEGAFSLSGFQEFTFLPRHQQLSERVRKRLYYGWDKDCSLDNLSSPVADIAVELLQKVAPSPIRRLQKKYVSHVSREACISPCSMMLALVYIERLRHRNPEYLQQISSSDLFLISMMVASKYLYDEGEEEEVFNDEWGAAGKVDVQTMNTLEMNFLSAIDWSLYTDPRELFEVLSWLEGRVAEKQGMWRGWFTYTDLCVLMEQSMWQHVLGQFYQQVVKLACLLGVVYLTGFAAIFASITVVHRSVCMRNVGTAAPRPALFPEEGRCQLDVQPAPAPGQPRPELPNVSSASCTCCLGENKATEDPRTKEPRRGGVTATALYLWGSVMTALSYPKAPDLAQHRSLPQGPFRKVPTACERSNRTAPTAAPSQPGPFGLAVLPAPPVLHCHACSATAGPTWDAAPNREDWLGPLGLKQCFLHTATDLSRIKNFIFPS; from the exons atggagctggacGAGCTGCTCCTGGACGAGGAGGGCGCCTTCTCCCTCAGTGGGTTCCAGGAGTTCACG TTCCTGCCTAGGCACCAGCAGCTGAGCGAGAGAGTGCGAAAGCGACTCTATTATGGCTGGGACAAAGACTGCAGCCTGGATAATCTCTCCAGCCCCGTGGCAG ATATTGCTGTGGAGTTGCTGCAGAAAGTGGCTCCCAGTCCTATCCGCAGACTCCAGAAGAAATATGTGTCTCACGTATCTCG GGAAGCTTGCATCTCGCCCTGCTCCATGATGTTGGCACTGGTTTACATTGAGAGACTCCGGCACCGGAACCCTGAATACCTCCAGCAGATCTCGTCTTCAGACCTCTTCCTGATCTCCATG ATGGTTGCAAGTAAGTACCTGTATGATgaaggtgaggaggaggaggtgttcAACGATgagtggggagcagcaggaaaggtgGATGTCCAGACCATGAACACACTGGAGATGAACTTCCTGAGTGCCATT gacTGGAGTCTCTACACAGATCCTCGGGAGCTGTTTGAAGTGCTGAGTTGGCTGGAAGGACG tgtgGCTGAAAAACAGGGCATGTGGCGTGGCTGGTTCACCTACACAGATCTGTGTGTCCTCATGGAGCAGTCCATGTGGCAGCATGTGCTGGGCCAGTTCTACCAGCAAGTGGTAAAG CTGGCCTGCCTCCTGGGTGTGGTGTACCTGACGGGCTTCGCAGCCATCTTCGCCTCCATCACTGTAGTGCACCGGTCTGTGTGCATGAGGAATGTCGGCACTGCAGCCCCCCGGCCTGCGCTGTTCCCTGAAGAGGGGAGATGCCAGCTGGATgtccagccagccccagcccctggccagcCCCGGCCCGAGCTGCCCAATGTCTCCTCAGCCAGCTGCACCTGTTGCCTGGGGGAGAATAAGGCAACCGAGGACCCACGGACCAAGGAGCCACGTCGTGGAGGTGTCACAGCGACTGCACTCTACCTGTGGGGCAGTGTGATGACAGCTCTATCCTACCCAAAGGCACCTGATCTAGCCCAACACAGGAGCCTCCCACAAGGTCCTTTCCGGAAAGTGCCCACTGCCTGTGAGAGATCCAACCGTACCGCCCccactgcagcccccagccagcctggccccTTTGGACTCGCCGTGCTCCCGGCTCCTCCGGTGCTCCACTGCCACGCTTGCTCAGCCACTGCCGGCCCCACATGGGACGCAGCCCCCAACCGTGAGGACTGGCTGGGGCCCCTGGGGCTGAAGCAGTGCTTCTTGCATACTGCTACGGATCTCAGTAGAATCAAGAACTTCATTTTTCCCAGCTAG